A stretch of Henckelia pumila isolate YLH828 chromosome 4, ASM3356847v2, whole genome shotgun sequence DNA encodes these proteins:
- the LOC140862968 gene encoding DELLA protein GAI1-like encodes MKRNHLNQENNHSSSCSSSSKANMWCSEPDGQQGDELFAALGYTVKPSDMASVVQKIEQLEEVMGTIPQEDGLLSQLASDTVHYNPSDMYSWLQSMISGLNPLPEFDSSSSTVVQDPFLHSAHMVVDSDFGSDLIAIPGKAVYPRAQPASPPQKKMKTATSSGNVSWGSTSESNRQVVLVDSQENGIRLVHTLMACAEAVQKENLKFAEALVQNIGFLAVSQAGAMRKVATYFAEALARRIYKLYPTNPQDSAFTDLLQMHFYESCPYLKFAHFTANQAILEAFAGKNRVHVIDFSMKQGMQWPALLQALALRPGGPPTFRLTGIGPPSYDDSDHLQEVGWKLARLAETINVEFEYKGFVAGSLADLDSAMFDIREGETVAVNSIFELHQLLARPGAIEKVLKVVKDMKPEILTIVEQEANHNGPVFLDRFNQSLHYYSTLFDSLESCNTDGGVSEQDKVMSEVYLGRQICNVVACEGVDRVERHETLDQWRNRLGSIGFSPVHLGSNAYKQASMLLALFAGGDGYRVDENNGCLMLGWHTRPLIATSAWKPS; translated from the coding sequence ATGAAGAGGAACCATTTAAATCAAGAAAACAATCACTCCAGCAGCTGTAGCTCCTCCAGCAAGGCCAATATGTGGTGTTCCGAGCCCGATGGGCAGCAGGGAGATGAGCTGTTTGCGGCCCTGGGATACACAGTCAAGCCCTCCGACATGGCGTCGGTGGTGCAGAAGATCGAGCAGTTGGAGGAGGTCATGGGTACCATTCCGCAAGAAGACGGCTTGCTCTCTCAGCTCGCCTCCGATACCGTTCACTACAATCCCTCGGATATGTACTCCTGGCTCCAATCCATGATTTCCGGGCTCAACCCGTTGCCCGAGTTCGACTCGTCCTCCTCTACGGTGGTCCAGGATCCGTTTCTCCACTCAGCGCACATGGTGGTTGACTCCGACTTCGGTTCGGATCTCATCGCCATACCCGGAAAAGCCGTGTACCCAAGAGCCCAGCCGGCGTCCCCGCCGCAGAAGAAGATGAAAACGGCGACGAGTTCGGGAAACGTATCTTGGGGTTCGACCAGTGAGTCGAATCGGCAGGTGGTCCTGGTCGACTCGCAGGAGAACGGTATACGACTCGTCCACACTTTGATGGCCTGCGCGGAAGCTGTACAGAAGGAGAACCTGAAATTCGCCGAGGCTTTGGTCCAAAACATCGGGTTTTTAGCGGTTTCCCAGGCCGGCGCCATGAGAAAAGTCGCCACTTATTTTGCCGAAGCATTAGCCAGAAGAATTTACAAACTTTATCCCACAAATCCGCAGGACTCTGCCTTCACAGATTTGCTACAAATGCACTTCTACGAGAGTTGCCCGTATCTTAAATTCGCTCATTTTACAGCAAATCAGGCGATTCTTGAAGCTTTCGCGGGTAAAAACAGGGTTCATGTGATTGATTTTAGTATGAAACAGGGAATGCAATGGCCGGCGTTGTTACAAGCATTGGCGCTGAGGCCGGGTGGCCCGCCAACGTTTCGGCTAACCGGAATCGGCCCACCTTCCTATGATGACTCCGATCATTTGCAGGAAGTGGGATGGAAACTAGCTCGGTTAGCGGAGACGATTAATGTTGAGTTTGAGTACAAAGGTTTTGTGGCTGGTTCTCTGGCAGATCTGGATTCGGCCATGTTCGATATCCGCGAAGGCGAGACCGTAGCGGTGAATTCGATCTTTGAGTTGCATCAGTTGCTAGCAAGGCCAGGTGCGATTGAGAAGGTATTGAAAGTGGTCAAGGATATGAAGCCTGAAATCTTGACTATAGTGGAGCAAGAGGCTAATCACAATGGGCCGGTTTTCTTGGACCGGTTCAACCAATCGTTGCATTACTATTCGACCCTGTTCGATTCGTTGGAGAGTTGCAACACCGATGGTGGCGTGAGTGAACAGGATAAGGTTATGAGTGAGGTGTATTTAGGGAGGCAGATATGCAATGTGGTGGCTTGTGAGGGTGTGGACCGAGTTGAGAGGCACGAGACGTTGGATCAGTGGAGGAATAGGCTCGGTTCGATCGGGTTTAGCCCGGTCCACCTGGGCTCGAATGCGTACAAGCAGGCTAGTATGTTGTTGGCGTTGTTTGCTGGTGGGGATGGGTATAGAGTGGATGAAAATAATGGATGCTTGATGTTGGGATGGCACACTAGGCCATTGATTGCTACCTCGGCTTGGAAACCGAGTTAA
- the LOC140862548 gene encoding uncharacterized protein, producing the protein MSTLPFPQRAKKLQFYYQFKKFLEIFKKFHINIPFSDVLAQMLIYARFLKDILKNKRKLNDLAQVTLNKECSVLQNKLPPKVKDPGNFSIPFKIGHFSFDNVLCDLGASINLMSYALSKKLGVGALEPASISLKFADRSIKYPRWIVENVLVKIDKIIFLVDFVILEMDEDCEVSMILGRPFFATSRALINVEKGELILILNDEQVNFTMHQPLKDNPIVKTCFAVNIADEGVIQYMQVNAVYDMSTEGFAGIESIEGHNSTNVDDPP; encoded by the coding sequence ATGTCTACTCTTCCTTTTCCGCAAAGAGCTAAGAAGTTACAATTTTATTAtcagtttaaaaagtttcttgaaattttcaagaaatttcaTATTAACATTCCTTTTTCAGATGTCTTAGCTCAGATGCTGATATATGCTAGATTCTTGAAAGATATTTTGAAGAACAAAAGGAAGTTGAATGATTTAGCGCAAGTGACCTTGAATAAAGAATGCTCTGTGCTTCAAAATAAGCTCCCACCAAAAGTTAAAGACCCAGGGAATTTCTCTATACCTTTTAAAATAGGTCATTTTTCATTTGATAATGTGCTGTGTGATTTAGGGGCAAGTATCAATTTAATGTCATATGCACTTTCTAAGAAGTTAGGTGTAGGAGCTCTTGAACCAGCCTCtatctctcttaaatttgcAGACAGATCAATCAAATACCCTAGATGGATAGTGGAAAATGTCTTAGTCAAGATCGATAAGATTATTTTTCTagttgattttgttattcttgaaatGGATGAGGATTGTGAGGTTTCTATGATTTTAGGGCGTCCGTTTTTTGCTACAAGTAGGGCGTTAATAAATGTAGAAAAAGGAGAGTTGATTTTAATATTGAATGATGAGCAGGTTAATTTTACTATGCATCAGCCGCTCAAAGATAACCCAATTGTGAAAACTTGCTTTGCGGTTAATATTGCTGATGAAGGGGTGATTCAGTATATGCAGGTCAACGCCGTTTATGATATGTCCACTGAAGGATTTGCAGGAATAGAAAGCATTGAAGGGCATAATTCCACGAATGTGGATGATCCACCTTGA